The nucleotide sequence GAATCCGCTATAAGAGATGGGCCGAGGAGCTGTTCAATGGCCGAAGAAGAGCACCACCCCATCGAGTTCGACTTTCCCGACATCTCCCGCTGGCGCCGGTCGGCCAGCGGCACCGAGTACGTGCACGTGCTGGAGAGCGGCGCGCCGGGCCCGGTGGTGATGGTCAATGCGCTGACCCACGGCAACGAGGTGTCCGGCGCCATCGTCGTCGATCAGCTGCTCTCCGCCGGCCTCAGGCCCCGGCGCGGCAGCCTGATCCTGAGCTTCGCCAACGTTGCGGCCTATGAGAGCTTCAATGCCGAGGCGCCGTTCAAGTCACGCATGCTCGACGAGGACTTCAATCGCGTCTGGGGCCGCATCGACGCGCCGCCCAACGGCGAGGATGAAACCCGGGAGTTGATCCGGGCGCGCGCGCTGCTGCCCTTCGTGCAGCGCGCCGACCTGCTGCTCGACCTGCATTCCATGCACGACGATTGCGTGCCGCTGATGCTCTGCGGGCCGCTCGACAAGGGCGTCGAGCTCGCCCGGCAGGTCGGCGCGCCGATCGACGTGGTGCGCGATCGCGGTCACGCCGCGGGACGGCGCATGCGCGACTATGGCGGCTTCGGCGATCCTGGAAGCCCGAAGAACGCCCTGCTGATCGAGACCGGCCAGCACTGGCGCGCCTCGTCGGTGACGGTGGCGAAGGACGTGACCGCCCGCTTTCTGGCCGTGAGCGGCATCGTCGAAGCCGGCGACCTGCCCGCCGGATGGCGCCAGCCCGACCCGCCGGCGCAGCGCGTGGTGCAGGTGACGCAGGCCGTGGCGACCAGGCGCGGCGAATTCAGGTTCGTGCGCCGCATGTTCGGCCAGGAGGTGATCGCCAAGGCCGGCACCCTGCTGGGCCACGACGAGGGTGAGCCGGTGCACACGCCCTACGACGATTGCGTGCTGGTGATGCCGGCCAACCACAAGGTGCGACCGGGCGTGACCATCGTGCGGCTGGGCCGCATCGTGGGGTAGGAGGCGGCCGATGCCCCGCCTGTTCGTCGCGCTGCCGATTCCCGACGAGGTCGCCGATGCGCTGAGCGCGCTGCAGGGCGGCGTGCCCGACGCCAACTGGGTGCCGTCGGAGAACTTCCACATCACGCTGGCCTTCATCGGCGAGGTCGATGGCGGCATGGCCCG is from Alphaproteobacteria bacterium and encodes:
- a CDS encoding succinylglutamate desuccinylase/aspartoacylase family protein; protein product: MAEEEHHPIEFDFPDISRWRRSASGTEYVHVLESGAPGPVVMVNALTHGNEVSGAIVVDQLLSAGLRPRRGSLILSFANVAAYESFNAEAPFKSRMLDEDFNRVWGRIDAPPNGEDETRELIRARALLPFVQRADLLLDLHSMHDDCVPLMLCGPLDKGVELARQVGAPIDVVRDRGHAAGRRMRDYGGFGDPGSPKNALLIETGQHWRASSVTVAKDVTARFLAVSGIVEAGDLPAGWRQPDPPAQRVVQVTQAVATRRGEFRFVRRMFGQEVIAKAGTLLGHDEGEPVHTPYDDCVLVMPANHKVRPGVTIVRLGRIVG